The Aspergillus nidulans FGSC A4 chromosome VIII genome contains the following window.
CTCGTCATTATTTTCGGATCGACGTCGGTCGTGGTCCGTGGAGTGAGACTGCCTTGCTTGAGTGTTTAGGATTGGGTCATCTTACGACCACCGAGCCGCCAGAGTGACGCCAGGTAGGCGAAGGCTTGAGGGACGAGACGGCACGGCTACGGAGACATCCAAGAGCGAAGTATCTTGAATCAGAATGCCAGGCGATAAAAATAGCAGTAACGAGGAAAGAGACAAGAAGGCGCGCAACGGATATCAAGAATGTGGCCGTCTCTAACTGAATCAAGTGGTGGTGTAGCGGGGGAGGGAGACGCAGAGGACTAATGAGATCAGGGGTAGGTCACGGTAGGTCACAGTAGTAGTGCCTCTTGATGGATTTCTTTGGCTGGAGGCGCTGGGACTGGGACTGGACTGAGATTGGATTGGGACTGAGTCTGAAACTGGGACTGAGTGGGAGCAACACCGCTTGCACGAAAAGCAAAAGGAACGACCGATCGGGAGGGCGAGGAAAGATCCAAAACGAGAAAGCGCGACTGGAGAGCGACTGGGAGCACTGTTGGATGGAGATCCAGTGATCCACCAGCCCAGAACTTTGTGTGGCCTCACACTCTcttctctcactctcactgGCCTTGGTCTTGTGCTTGATCCTACGCGGAGCAGTTCGTGCAGACTATGGCGCTGTACAGCGAGCTGAAGCTCGTAGTACGAAATGCTCTGTAGGTACTATCTGGATAAGGAAGGCGCTCTGGCAGAATGCCCTCCATATTATCGCAGAGTCACGATCCCCAATagtccagcatcatcaccatggTCGGTGATGTCACACTTGTCACCGTGTGGTGGCAGACTGGCAGAGCTGCTTCCATGTCCAATCCAGGGTTTCTAGACAGTTCCATCGCGGTCTGGACGGAATCTCTCACCCTCCATGTTCGGAGGGAGGGGTAGCAGTGGTATAGTAGTCTAGTAATGGACTGGGGGCAAGAGACACAGCAGCGAGTCTAATGAGCGATATAGGTACTCTGTAGAACAGGTGGTcggcttttcttttgttcttcccCAATCTGTAATGACGTAGTGACGCAGTTCGGAAAGCGAAAACCTGCTTTACGCGGAAACTGTCATCGAGGCTGGATTCTAGAGCCGTCGAGAGGCCCCACCATTTAGTCCAGACAGATTTCGGATTCCACGTTGGCATACACGCCTTCCACTGCATTTCAAGTCGTCTTATACAATTGATGGTAATCAATATTTATGATCATATTTATGATCATTATCCTATATACGGAGTCCCAGAGCTAATAAACCAAGTCCATTATAAACCGTCCAATCGAGATGTTAACCAAACAACAGTGTGTCTCTGGCGAATCTTTACAGCTTCACATAGCTGAGTGGCATGTGAGGCCCGCGTCTCTCCTGACTCACAAAAGGTTTCAACCGAATAGGTCGAGGTGCAGATAGAACGACTCAAATCAGCAGTGCATTACAAGGTTTTATATTTGAACATTGAGACCATCACCTCGTGCGCAGTTGTGCAGTTCGGCAGTTCGTCTACCACCACCCGCGATGGATGAACATGGCAAATACCCAGAATGGTAGATGTTCTAAAACCGGTTTTGTCGCCTGATCCTTTAGACTAGAACTCTGGTCGACCGCGCGCCTGCCTTAAATGCAACTGAGGGCGCACCTTCGTGGTGGTATCATGAAGGACCGAAAGAACAGTAAAAACAGGTTCTGTCCCCTGGTTTTAACCGATAAGGACACGGCTATCGCACACCCCACGGGAAAGAGGGGGGGTGGTAGCGGGATTATGGATAGCATTGGTTGGTTGGACTGTCTCTCATGATTTGAGCGCGGGTCGTGTCCAAAGTCCAGTTCTCGGCATCGCTAGTTCCTCGATCGGTGGCATCTCAACCAGTTGTTGGGCCATCTCACTAACCCGAGACTTTTCAGATTTTACTATGTCGGCTTCAATTTTGCGGATGACATTTAGTTCTTCGACCATCTGACTGACCAGATCACCGAGACCTTTAGCCATTCGAATTAAAGCAGAACGGCTGAGCGCTTCCACGTCTTCGTGTCCTAGAATATCAAGACTCTGCAATTGCCTCGATGCCAGCTCTAGCTTCATTATCAGCGCGTTGGTTTCTTCCCTCCACTCGCGCCGAATGGGTTCGATGAAGTCGTCGCCTTCATGTCCTATATTTGCCCGAGCTTCTTGAATTTTCTCGACTGTTTGCAGCCATTCCTCGAACTCCAAAATGGCTATTGCGTGCCGTCCATGACTGTCGCTAAGACCATACACCTCGTCGGCGACTTGGGATAGAAGCTGAACATGTTCTGCAAATCTCTGCTGCCCGTTGTGCTCGCCCGAGTTTCTGAGCCAGGAATGCAAGGCCTGTCCATTGAGTCTTCTCTGCAActctttctcctcgttcAGAATAGCCTTGTAGTCACCGGCTACGGAGGTATATTTCTTCCTTAGGTGCGCCTGCGCATCTCGTTGCCATCGGTCATTGCGTTGCTGCATGGACTGGTATAAAAGActaagctgaagaagctcggtCTGTAGCGCTGCTACCTCTGGCCAGGACGAAGGTATCAGGGAAGAGGCCTCGTCGGGGCCGTTGTCGGGTGTCGAAGCCGTTGGTTCCTGTGTCTTCTTGGGGGAAAATTGCTGCTGATACGTAGAGAACTGATTTCGTGTTTTAGACGCTGTAGATGTTGCTGTCGACGGCATAGCAAGATTTCTGGAAGACGGCGTGACGATCTGACTCTGATGTCTAGCATGTCCACGCGGCACCGTCGATGTTACGGTGCTCGAGCGTGTCGGCTGCCTCAGAGAGGATGAACGCACCGGTCGCGCGGGAGGGGGCATGTCTGTCTTTTTCGGCACAACAGGTTCTCCATTTTGCTGTCTAACGGTCACATTGCGCTTAACAGGGGATGTCGGAATCCGTCCAACACTCCTTGTACTTGTTGGAAGAGTGGTGGGCTTTGCAGATGATGGAATCCGCAGCTGACTCGGACGGACGAGGCTTTGACGACGCGTTAGGTTGGAGGAAGCGATTCTCGTAGTTTCGGTCTTGGATGGAGCCTCATCGGTCAATTGTGAGGTAGTAGAGGGCTTCAGGTTTGACACCGTGCGCCCTACATTTGCGGCAGGCTTTTTAGATGTGAGGGGCGAGTTGGAGGGCTCTGGGTTCAACTGATCTTACCTGCTTCCGAGTCTCTCGGGTAGAAACCGAGCGCGTGGGGATTGGCATGTTGAGATCACAGCTTTAGCTGCAGGTtagaaaagggaaaggaaatggaggagcaggaagtCACTCCAGGCGCTCAGTAGCTGATTCCGGAGATCAGATCAAAGCTGCGGTCACAGCTGACAACAATCGGAGCTTGGCACTTGGTACTGCTGCAGAGGAGGCACGCGACACTTTAGGCAATCGAATTCAGATCTAAAGCTCCAGTTGAGAGTCCGATTTCTAGAAAAAAGGAACGACCCTCTCAAACCTCTGAATGGATCAAATATTTGGGAGCAGAATGATTCTTGCGGGGAATTCCCCCTGATGCTCAGAGCTAAAGCAATGTGTCAATGTAGCTCGAAAAAGCTAGAATTTCCATAATATACAAATAAGCTGACAATTATGTCAGCAAAAAGGTGCCGTGGTCTAGTGGTATGACGTCACGTTGTGGCCGTGCCAGCCCCGGTTCGATTCCGGGCGGCGCCAATTTTTTCTGCCggagattttttttttacccttatttctcagcaccagcggcaatggcgcaACCATATTCCCCCTGCTCTGCTTTCTAGAAGAAACCACTACCTAGCACATTTGCTCCCCATCATCATAGTTACATCGGAGGAGGTCCCGACCCCGAGCCGACGGCCTCATTCCGGGCAACGACGGACATATATGGAACAATATGGATCAGTCCTTCCTGCCCCGCCACCCCACCTTAGCTCTGACCGAAATCACCCCTCAGTGACCTCACCAATCCCTCAACTTTTCTCTTATCTACTTATTCTCTTCCATCCTTCCTTTACAATCTAACAAGTATACGTCAGTTCATCGCCATCCCATCATGCCAGGCCCAGCTCCGAACCTTTTCAGCTTTCAAGATACTGATGCCCTGGCCAAGCAATTACGGCCCTATGTCCTCCGCAATCAAAACGCGGCCCTGAGCCGTCACAACACTTTCCGCGTCGCAGTATCTGGTGGCTCTCTCCCTACTGTTCTCGCGAAAGCTCTCCTCGCTCCCGGAGATGGTACCCCAGAGGATACTGCTCAATTTTCCAAGTGGGAAATCTTCTTCGCAGACGAGCGCGCTGTCCCTCTCGATCACGAGGACAGCAACTACCGTCTTCTGAAGGACGAGCTACTTAGCAAGATACCTTCAGAACTCGGCTCACCCAATGTGCACACGATTGATGAGAAGCATGTCAATGGCGACCCTCAGGAGTTGGCGGATTTGTACCAGGAAGAGCTGATGCGCTCCTTTGCGGCCAAGGACAGCGTTAAGCTGCCCGTTTTCGACCTCATTCTTCTCGGCTGCGGACCAGATGGCCACACTTGCAGTCTTTTCCCTGGACATGAATTGCTACGGGAAAAGGATGCGTGGGTGTCTGCTATCAGCGACTCTCCGAAGCCGCCACCAAAGCGCATCACACTCACATTGCCCGTCGTCACGCATGCTGTGAGTATCGCCTTCGTCGCCACTGGTGGAGGAAAGAAGGATATTCTCAAGCAAATCTTCGATgcagaggaagggaggagcCTTCCGTCTGCGCTGGTCAACCAGGGTGGGGGTGAGAAAGTCAGTTGGTTCACCGATCACGCGGCTGTTGACGGTGTTGCGTTTCCAAGACGGGGAAGCCTGTAACTGAGTTGGACTACTCCATGGGCTAGAGCTAAAAAGTATTGGTCAAATACTAATGTTCCATGCGTCCACCTGTATGTTTACATTATAGATTACCCAGGCTAGCATtttactttctttctccGTGCAAAATAAGGTTATGCATTATACTCACGTCCTTGCTCCCTCATAACAAACATCCTAAGTGTGTCATCCCTCTAGGCATTACATATTGAAGAGTCTGAAAGGGTATCGTCGTTCATATCTCATATTTACCGACACTAGCATAGGAAAACCTAGTTTTACTCGGTTAATTTGCAACCATTGATTGAACATGCCAATTTCTTGTCAGCATGTCTAATTCTTATAATACAACTGTACTTTCTAGTAAAACGCGTTGTGGGCCAGTACATCAAATCATTTCTCTATATGGCCTTTTATTTCGTTCCCTtgtttctccgtcttcttcttcacgtcTTAGCCGGGATCCGTCCTCGCTTGAACCGTGCCCCTAAGTAAGTCCGCATAGTTGAGGGTGATGGGCACATCCGGTATCACTTTCAGAGCCGTTTCCATGCTGCGAGACAGGTAACTGTCTGGTAGTACTCTACATCGAACACGTTAGAACACGCGGCTTTCTAAGCTCAATATGTCAAAGGCATAGTCACAGGAAGAATAGACTATTATCTACGCTCGTCAGGTTAGGGATGAAGAGCCGTCCTGTACTGAGCTGCTGGTCTCGAGATCTCTCGGAGTGACTACTGTTATTTAAGTTGGTTGCTGATCTTCAACTCATCCACCCGGCCGTTTAGAAAGAGCAATGCAACCAAGACAATGTCTCTGCCATTTCGGCAGTTAAAAACCATTCCCCATCAGTATAATAGTCAATGTAGGACCACTAGAAACTGGTGATTTATCTGGCTTCGTTTTCAGTAACATATTACTGAACACCGCAAGGGCAAGTTGTCTCTAATCTACGGACTCAGGAACTACGGGATCCTTGCTGGCCACAAGTGTAGGTACTTAAGCCACTACAAACGCAACAGGGTACATGTGTGAGACAGTCAGCCTCGGTCTCAGTCATGCCCATGCTTGTTTCAGCGTAACGGTTTCAGTCAAGCGTGACCGCTTAACCCTTAAACCAAAGCTTGTCAGGGTGCAATATTTGATTCCCTTGATCAGCTTCAAGAGAGTCGTCGTCTGAAAGCCGGACAATTAACAGGGGATGGATAATAGTAATTATGTCTCAGAATATGCATACCATCGCGGTTTGCGGTGGCATTGTAAGGACAAGCCTTCCAGTTCCGAAACGCATGTGAGTGAAGGGGGCAATTGAGGTGAGCTCTCGAGCTATATAAAACCAAAGGCTGTAACATTTGAGAGAGTATGCCAAGTCAAAAAGCCTACTTTCTAAAAGTAGAAATGAGGAAAAAAATGTTGGCGCCGCCCGGAATCGAACCGGGGCTGGCACGGCCACAACGTGACGTCATACCACTAGACCACGGCACCTGATAATTGAAAATTGCTTCAACTATTTAAAAACATAACTATAATCTTAGTTTGGAGCTAAATGCTTACTATTAACATGTGCCCAGAGCAAATTTTCTATATCAACTTAGATGAAATCGCAGGCATAGCATACCAATATGAGACTTTTACCTGAGCTGAACCTAGTCTGGATCCAAAGTCTACTTTTATTATCCATCACAAGTGTGCCGTGCAGAAGCTTGTCAACAAAGACTTGGAGTGGGGCTTTGTCTAGGCAAGCATTCTAATCAAGACAACCTTATATCTCAACAAAATCCGACAGTTACTGGTCTAGTATGACTAGCAGACCCCGTCGTACTCATGCCGACTACACAGTTGGTGGATGTGTGCCTTGCCCATCGAGATGACGGCTGCAAAGCTCATGTTAGACGCGATACACGAGGATTTACTAGTCCCTCCAGCAGACTCGAATACGTACTAGGCAGTATTGGGAATCAAAATATCACCATTGCCATTTTACCACAGGGTATATATGGTATAACAGCCGCTGCAACAGTGGCGACACATTTATTatctcccttttccaaaaTCCGGTTCAGCCTAATGGTTTGTATTTGGTGGAGGAGTACCAACTGCTCATACAGATATCCAACAGGGTGATATTGTCGTGAGCCAGCCAAAAAATACATCTGGAGGGGTGGTACAATATGATCTTCTTAAAGTACTAGGCAACAGTGAATTCAAGCGCACAGGGATGCTAAACTAGCTGCCATGGCCTCTGCTAACTGCTCCTGGTCGGCTTAAAGCACGTCATTATATAGAGGATAGTCGGGCTTCTGAGTGTCTCGATAATATTCGAGTTAGGGCGCGTTGAGCTGCAAAATTCGCCCGGCTAGTACAGGAGGAGGATTATTTATACCAAGCAGACTATGCATACCTGGATGGACCACCGAACACCTGTGATAACTGTGACAAATCCAAACTTGTTTCATGTCCTACACAAAACTTCAGTGAACCAGACATTCACTACGGTCTAATTGCGTCAGTGAATTGATTGGTGAGAAATGGCAAATATCGAGATCGGCTTGCGCAGGACCTAGGGGTATACTGTGTAGAAATGGAGGCTTCAGGGTTAATGAATCACTTTCCATGCCTAGTTATTCGGGGTATTCTGATTATGCCGACTCTCACAGGAACGAGACATGGCAAggatatgcagcagcagtagcagcgGCCTATGCTAGAGAGCTCCTCTTGAAGGTTCCAACTAAAGAGGTCAATGAACTGTTGACAGCACGTGAAGCCTTGGCACCTGTTGACACATTCAACACAAATGATTTAATGATCAAAAAACCGCCGGCTGCGAAAGTCCTCTATGAGGAAAAAAGGATATGGTTGGAGCTGTTTCTCCCTAATTCCAAGAAATGGTGCAAGACTGTGGAATAGCCTAGTGCAGGTCCAGTATGCCTTCCTGGAGACCTGGGCTTCGCCTTGGGCACATTGTGACCGTGTGTCTCTTGGGGGATGCACAGTCTGAAGACCCTGAAACCCCCAAAACTTACGCCAAGGTTACCGATCTTCGAAGCGTGGGGGACGGATGCTATATGGTTGTATACACATGGCTGTACACAAGGGGGGAGATACTGGCAGACATGGAGACAGATGCGGGCATTCCAGAAGAGCTTCGTGGAAACCTGAACCAGAGATGGCCAGAAAGCGCGGATTATGATTATATGTTCAGCACTAACCGGACAGTGACGCTCTGGGACACTGCTATCTGTCTTGCACCGGATCACGTGGTTTCGAGGATACATGACAGCTTGGTCTATATAACAAGGCCGTCAGAGTGCTGGATCTTGGATATAAATGACTTTCGTGTCaggtggatggagaagattgtTGAGTTGGAGGTACCGCTGACACCACCCGGATCACGAGGGTCAGATTCCTAGGTTGGTTTGTACGCAACGTATATAA
Protein-coding sequences here:
- a CDS encoding uncharacterized protein (transcript_id=CADANIAT00002434), with the protein product MPIPTRSVSTRETRKQPAANVGRTVSNLKPSTTSQLTDEAPSKTETTRIASSNLTRRQSLVRPSQLRIPSSAKPTTLPTSTRSVGRIPTSPVKRNVTVRQQNGEPVVPKKTDMPPPARPVRSSSLRQPTRSSTVTSTVPRGHARHQSQIVTPSSRNLAMPSTATSTASKTRNQFSTYQQQFSPKKTQEPTASTPDNGPDEASSLIPSSWPEVAALQTELLQLSLLYQSMQQRNDRWQRDAQAHLRKKYTSVAGDYKAILNEEKELQRRLNGQALHSWLRNSGEHNGQQRFAEHVQLLSQVADEVYGLSDSHGRHAIAILEFEEWLQTVEKIQEARANIGHEGDDFIEPIRREWREETNALIMKLELASRQLQSLDILGHEDVEALSRSALIRMAKGLGDLVSQMVEELNVIRKIEADIVKSEKSRVSEMAQQLVEMPPIEELAMPRTGLWTRPALKS
- a CDS encoding 6-phosphogluconolactonase (transcript_id=CADANIAT00002435); translation: MPGPAPNLFSFQDTDALAKQLRPYVLRNQNAALSRHNTFRVAVSGGSLPTVLAKALLAPGDGTPEDTAQFSKWEIFFADERAVPLDHEDSNYRLLKDELLSKIPSELGSPNVHTIDEKHVNGDPQELADLYQEELMRSFAAKDSVKLPVFDLILLGCGPDGHTCSLFPGHELLREKDAWVSAISDSPKPPPKRITLTLPVVTHAVSIAFVATGGGKKDILKQIFDAEEGRSLPSALVNQGGGEKVSWFTDHAAVDGVAFPRRGSL